A genomic stretch from Malus domestica chromosome 15, GDT2T_hap1 includes:
- the LOC139192576 gene encoding uncharacterized protein: protein MASNAMAAFRVPVLDNNNFDNWSIKMKALLGAHDAWEVVEKGYTEPEDEATLSQPQKESLKDSRKRDKKALYLIYQALDDNGFEKVSSATSAKQAWEKLQTSYKGAEQVKKVRFQVLRGEFESLQMKGSESISDYFSRILAEQVKS from the coding sequence ATGGCTAGCAACGCTATGGCAGCCTTCCGAGTTCCAGTGCTCGACAACAACAACTTCGATAATTggagtatcaaaatgaaggcCCTTTTGGGAGCACACGATGCATGGGAAGTTGTGGAGAAAGGCTACACTGAGCCAGAAGATGAAGCTACTCTGTCCCAACCCCAGAAGGAGAgtttgaaagattcaagaaagagagacaagaaggcGCTCTACCTCATCTACCAAGCATTAGATGACAATGGCTTTGAGAAGGTCTCAAGTGCAACCTCTGCCAAGCAAGCATGGGAGAAGCTTCAAACCTCTTACAAAGGAGCCgaacaagtgaaaaaggttcgttttcaagtattaagaggtgagttcgaatctctacaaatgaaaGGGTCTGAATCAATCTCTGATTATTTCTCAAGAATCCTAGCCGAACAAGTGAAAAGTTAG